A window of the Besnoitia besnoiti strain Bb-Ger1 chromosome VI, whole genome shotgun sequence genome harbors these coding sequences:
- a CDS encoding hypothetical protein (encoded by transcript BESB_066240), translating into MRTASKAGNGIAVRHLLSLVPEFLAQRAKATASMPPPCLWFSTAFLSPRGPLWGSLYRRNEALKTVLVVGVLALASSALDWLPSRLHSAAYIVTADAASHRQPSGARAPVPFDEKDNYDASGSFSHTARDEMPRVSPQPRRDQKAATPEGRRQRRGPITGRRSGEFFTGVASSRVSDSWIDSRHKRRNARPTLDEETSASESGIKSELVADAASYPLSPRFPAASLRSAPGDRLGRKPQAGATREISTEALSAEDDTPSGDEGAAITPSQGWRLHQRYLRFHRTALNTEARWKIALLICAIALQVVDAYIYRYRDYYDEMIMRQAGGRQGLGTFLHRLFHHPVVFYFFLGRNIMFVYDLLRWLIGYRSGEYAPPVPLNTRQPRRHAADGHKEMERGSHLEGTGNPLQRGDAPPDGSSCCESESSGGQRETPTRTVDAEEDAVSSSRRTGKSKVDGLREVASQAKGEENATAGINKLDVPQQL; encoded by the coding sequence ATGCGGACGGCTTCCAAAGCTGGGAATGGAATTGCGGTGCGACACCTGTTGTCGCTGGTCCCGGAGTTCCTTGCtcagcgcgcgaaggcgaccgcctccatgccgccgccctgcttGTGGTTTTCTACGGCATTCCTTTCTCCCAGGGGGCCCTTGTGGGGTTCGCTGTACAGGAGGAATGAAGCCCTCAAGACAGTACTTGTAGTTGGTGTCCTGGctctcgcgtcctctgcccTCGATTGGCTCCCATCGAGGCTTCACTCCGCAGCTTATATCGTTACTGCAGATGCTGCGTCGCATCGCCAACCTagcggagcgcgagcgcctgttCCTTTCGACGAGAAAGACAATTATGACGCATCAGGGAGTTTTAGCCATACGGCTAGGGACGAGATGCCCCGTGTATCCCCGCAACCGAGGCGTGACCAAAAGGCTGCAACTCCGGAAgggcgccgccagaggcgaggccCGATAACGGGCAGACGCAGTGGCGAGTTTTTTACGGGAGTCGCATCTTCGAGGGTCAGTGACTCATGGATCGATTCCAGACACAAGCGACGCAATGCTAGACCCACCCTCGATGAGGAAACATCTGCATCAGAGAGTGGGATAAAATCAGAGCTTGTGGCGGATGCGGCTTCGTATCCACTTTCACCGCGCTTCCCCGCAGCATCTCTGCGGTCTGCACCAGGGGACCGATTGGGGAGGAAACCGCAAGCAGGAGCCACAAGAGAGATTTCGACGGAGGCTCTTTCTGCAGAGGATGACACACCATCAGGGGATGAGGGAGCTGCTATAACACCCAGCCAGGGGTGGCGACTCCATCAGCGGTATTTGCGCTTCCACCGAACTGCGTTAAATACAGAGGCACGATGGAAGATTGCTCTTCTCATTTGCGCCATTGCCCTGCAGGTCGTAGACGCGTATATCTATCGTTACCGAGACTATTATGACGAAATGATCATGCGACAGGCGGGAGGCAGGCAGGGACTTGGGACTTTTTTGCATCGATTGTTCCATCACCCGGTTGTGTTCTACTTTTTTCTCGGTAGAAACATCATGTTCGTGTATGACCTGCTCCGCTGGCTAATTGGGTACAGGAGCGGCGAGTATGCGCCGCCGGTGCCGCTGAACACGCGTCAGCCTCGTCGCCACGCTGCGGATGGCCATAAGGAGATGGAGCGCGGGTCCCATTTAGAGGGAACGGGGAATCCGTTGCAGAGGGGAGATGCGCCGCCAGACGGAAGTTCTTGCTGTGAGTCCGAGTCCTCAGGCGGTCAGCGAGAAACTCCGACACGCACGGtggacgcggaagaagatgCAGTGTCATCATCCAGGAGGACGGGGAAGTCTAAGGTAGATGGACTCAGGGAGGTCGCGAGTCAAgcgaaaggcgaggagaacGCGACGGCAGGAATCAACAAGCTAGACGTTCCGCAGCAGCTTTAA
- a CDS encoding hypothetical protein (encoded by transcript BESB_066250) gives MEKMATEAYKVPAEFVMEDIADAATACSPRLLTTESRTVSCAPFVSKTVLAAPPQTTQPPMKFKAVPKPMETVKTFSRVGDPPFTPYLSATPQDSWVTKRVFRDDRPEQPYAFFPPVAQGVVDTVSEFLHSTCAGLKQSQFIDYCRSLQPAAVVKRAPYVLPAAPAPAFIAQQPQPLYVVAPLQRQVVAAPTQELIWVQQPPQPRPQPARGMDWCSPAAPTVMIPNPEKQLCFGHKGDERKLCFGLLTLPPRQIKYDFVVEKTQNCLGLCQQETFVAVCRKCRMRLATCPHCHKQSVTAHP, from the coding sequence ATGGAGAAAATGGCGACCGAGGCGTACAAGGTCCCAGCGGAGTTCGTGATGGAGGACATTGCTGACGCTGCGACGGCttgctcgccgcgtctgcttaCAACTGAAAGTCGCACAGTATCTTGTGCTCCTTTTGTAAGCAAGACCGTTTTGGCGGCTCCGCcccagacgacgcagccacCGATGAAATTCAAGGCTGTTCCGAAGCCCATGGAAACGGTCAAGACGTTCAGCCGCGTCGGAGATCCCCCCTTCACTCCTTACCTGTCTGCAACGCCTCAGGACTCGTGGGTGACGAAAAGAGTGTTCCGCGACGACCGCCCAGAGCAGCCATACGCGTTTTTCCCACCAGTGGCTCAGGGAGTCGTCGACACAGTGTCAGAATTCCTTCACAGCACATGCGCTGGGTTGAAGCAGAGCCAGTTCATCGACTACTGCCGTAGTCTGCAGCCAGCAGCGGTCGTTAAGAGAGCACCGTATGTCTTGCCTGCAGCCCCAGCGCCTGCATTCATTGCGCAACAGCCACAGCCGCTATACGTGGTtgctcctctgcagcgccaaGTTGTTGCAGCGCCCACACAAGAGCTCATTTGGGTGCAACAACCGCCACAGCCAAGACCGCAGCCCGCCCGAGGGATGGACTGGTGCAGCCCCGCTGCACCGACTGTCATGATCCCCAACCCGGAAAAGCAACTCTGTTTTGGACACAAGGGCGACGAGCGGAAACTATGCTTTGGTCTTCTTACACTGCCTCCTCGTCAAATCAAATACGACTTCGTAGTCGAGAAGACCCAAAACTGCCTGGGGCTGTGCCAGCAGGAGACGTTTGTAGCGGTGTGCAGGAAATGCCGTATGCGTCTTGCCACGTGCCCCCACTGCCACAAGCAAAGCGTGACTGCCCATCCGTGA
- a CDS encoding p-aminobenzoic acid synthase (encoded by transcript BESB_066260), whose translation MCGRHNGTEDLQQPSNAMETRHTSESSPVVRTLLIDNHDSYTFNVYQYLSVINGVAPTVIRNDEFSSWASAKASVGPVHNIVISPGPGTVENDHDFGVCREVLKEAAVPVLGICLGHQGLGHTYGGKIQRIPQAVHGRRSPIAFIAGYELFNGVDSGTHVVRYHSLAVDRESLPPCLEPTCWTTDGDNVLMGLRHRELPLHGVQFHPESIGTSAGFRILENFRDMTLSWWRAKGSRWSSREPEISVLQAAPIPPRHSNYRALVPSVDSYWSINVAAVDIWQQGYPQGDHTVEPAVDYFRLFSDVFGLDPFCFWLDSSSADIACAGEQARRSYSGRACFSFMGSASGPLGEVVRYSLDEGVVISHLHPTGVCHHSVKGDIFSFLRARLSTFGIAKNSYAPRTTVRRWKASTTAGTECAPDSHEPQVILHEINGPSEPWTPGSIPFPFPCGYAGFFGYELRHETGRYMGPDMQESSVRTSVARQCSGVPDAGWVFSDRLVAINHETNQLFLSWLAPTVRREKSFPSAGAADSGGVCPCDPWIFGGDMERAAAICQAQQKWAERVLQAIASAVYFTGARTTPSTRPIQHPGVTSTSTANLAFSPLGQGSPCSGEDAPLPCVPMTEKESELLRSMVSGTFTSSAHPPAEHAVSTGEMTTAPGNKQSSVTLAFRDKPDTYKKKIRKIQEYIAAGETYEVCLTTELLGTMKLTKLPPLQFYGQLRRRNPAPFAAFLRFDEHPSLQASGSRGLESTSSKQPVSQRLRAPFSVCCSSPEQFLMKDAAGWLETKPIKGTRPRGKTPAQDRELANDLATNEKDLVENLMIVDLLRNDLGRVCVPGTVSVPQLMVVESYATVHQLVSTIQGKLREPEMDFFDAVIAAFPGGSMTGAPKERAMEIIEQLEARPRGIYSGAIGFLSITGEASLNIVIRTVVFSEPDRISVGAGGAIVALSVPSEEWAEMELKANSVLGTLAACVQASSPPSLA comes from the exons ATGTGTGGCCGCCACAACGGAACCGAGGACCTCCAGCAACCTTCCAACGCCATGGAGACAAGACATACCAGCGAATCGTCTCCAGTTGTCCGTACACTACTGATAGACAATCATGACTCATATACGTTCAATGTGTACCAGTACCTCTCGGTCATAAACGGTGTGGCTCCAACTGTTATACGGAATGATGAATTTAGCAGTTGGGCAAGTGCAAAGGCGAGCGTGGGGCCCGTACACAACATTGTCATCTCCCCAGGTCCGGGAACTGTAGAGAACGACCATGATTTCGGGGTTTGCCGTGAGGTCCTCAAGGAGGCCGCTGTTCCAGTCCTCGGGATCTGCCTGGGTCACCAGGGGCTTGGTCATACTTACGGTGGTAAG ATTCAGCGAATACCTCAAGCGGTTCATGGGCGCAGAAGCCCCATTGCTTTCATCGCGGGATACGAGCTTTTCAACGGCGTTGACAGCGGTACGCACGTTGTGCGCTATCACTCACTCGCGGTCGACAGGGAAAG CCTACCCCCTTGCCTCGAGCCAACCTGCTGGACAACTGATGGTGATAATGTGCTGATGGGATTGCGGCACCGAGAACTACCGCTTCACGGTGTCCAGTTTCACCCTGAGTCAATAGGCACAAGTGCTGGCTTCAGGATCCTGGAGAATTTCAGGGATATGACCCTGTCGTGGTGGCGCGCTAAGGGTTCACGCTGGTCGTCCAGGGAACCAGAGATCTCTGTTCTCCAAGCTGCCCCGATTCCGCCAAGGCACAGCAACTACCGCGCGTTGGTGCCAAGTGTGGATAGTTATTGGTCTATCAATGTTGCGGCTGTTGATATTTGGCAACAGGGATATCCACAAGGAGACCACACCGTAGAACCGGCAGTCGACTATTTTCGGTTGTTCAGTGACGTGTTTGGCTTGGATCCGTTTTGTTTCTGGCTCGATTCCAGTTCGGCGGATATCGCATGCGCTGGGGAACAGGCGCGTAGATCTTATTCTGGACGCGCCTGTTTCTCGTTCATGGGCAGCGCATCTGGTCCTCTGGGGGAGGTAGTTCGGTATTCCCTCGATGAAGGAGTGGTCATATCACATTTGCACCCCACTGGTGTATGTCACCATTCTGTAAAGGGAGACATCTTCTCCTTTCTTCGAGCTCGTCTCTCCACTTTCGGCATAGCAAAGAACTCTTACGCACCTCGTACAACCGTGCGCAGGTGGAAAGCAAGTACTACGGCGGGCACAGAATGTGCCCCCGATTCGCACGAGCCACAGGTGATTCTTCACGAAATCAACGGACCGTCGGAACCGTGGACCCCCGGTTCCATTCCTTTTCCCTTCCCGTGCGGCTACGCCGGCTTTTTTGGATACGAACTTCGACATGAGACCGGAAGATACATGGGGCCTGACATGCAGGAATCGTCCGTTCGGACATCTGTGGCGCGTCAGTGCAGCGGGGTGCCTGACGCCGGCTGGGTCTTCTCAGACAGATTGGTCGCTATCAATCATGAGACTAATCAGCTGTTTCTCTCGTGGCTGGCCCCAACGGTGAGGCGGGAGAAGTCATTCCCAAGCGCCGGAGCAGCTGATTCTGGCGGAGTGTGCCCGTGTGACCCGTGGATCTTCGGTGGCGATATGGAAAGGGCCGCGGCAATATGCCAGGCCCAGCAGAAATGGGCAGAAAGAGTTCTGCAAGCTATCGCGTCAGCTGTGTACTTCACAGGTGCAAGAACTACTCCGAGTACTCGGCCCATTCAGCACCCGGGCGTAACCTCCACCTCGACGGCAAATCTTGCTTTTTCCCCCCTAGGCCAGGGTTCCCCCTGCTCCGGAGAGGACGCACCATTGCCATGTGTGCCTATGACGGAAAAGGAGTCCGAGCTGCTGCGTTCCATGGTGTCTGGGACCTTCACTTCGTCCGCTCATCCTCCCGCAGAGCATGCCGTATCTACGGGTGAAATGACGACGGCGCCTGGAAACAAGCAAAGCTCAGTGACCCTCGCATTTCGAGATAAGCCAGACACATACAAGAAGAAGATTAGGAAGATCCAGGAGTACATAGCTGCGGGAGAGACGTATGAGGTCTGCCTCACTACGGAACTCTTAGGTACCATGAAGTTGACGAAGCTGCCTCCATTGCAGTTCTACGGTCAGCTCCGTCGGCGGAATCCTGCACCGTTTGCTGCATTTCTCCG ATTCGATGAACATCCTTCTCTGCAAGCATCGGGCTCTCGTGGCCTTGAGAGCACGTCTTCTAAACAGCCGGTGAGCCAAAGGCTCCGTGCTCCGTTCTCCGTCTGCTGCTCTAGCCCGGAGCAATTTCTCATGAAGGATGCAGCTGGCTGGCTGGAGACGAAACCGATAAAGGGCACGAGACCACGCGGAAAGACTCCTGCGCAAGACCGCGAGCTTGCAAACGATCTTGCTACGAACGAAAAAGATCTTGTCGAAAACCTTATGATAGTCGACCTTCTCCGAAACGACTTAG GAAGAGTTTGCGTTCCCGGAACAGTATCGGTCCCGCAGCTGATGGTGGTGGAGAGCTACGCGACAGTTCATCAGCTGGTATCAACCATCCAAGGCAAGCTCAG GGAACCGGAAATGGACTTCTTCGACGCTGTGATTGCCGCTTTCCCAGGCGGTTCAATGACAGGCGCTCCTAAAGAGCGGGCAATGGAGATCATAGAACA GCTGGAAGCCCGCCCAAGAGGAATTTACAGCGGCGCGATCGGATTTTTATCGATTACTGGTGAAGCAAGCCTAAACATCGTCATTCGGACAGTCGTCTTCAGCGAACCTGAC CGCATCAGtgtcggcgcgggcggagctATTGTCGCTCTGAGTGTTCCCAGCGAAGAGTGGGCAGAGATGGAACTGAAGGCCAACTCCGTTCTGGGAACGCTTGCTGCATGTGTGCAAGCATCGTCGCCTCCCAGCCTCGCCTGA
- a CDS encoding zinc finger (CCCH type) motif-containing protein (encoded by transcript BESB_066270), producing MTGQPREMEGSALAGIGSPCNACTSLGGSCLLAFSNSRVSSFQRGNDRSCCTERDRQLSVPPDCHEPGPSCATAVVGGAENDHSSSCGARSMNVDHFPPVGMCDVEHVKVLVVGGQRFVASVSTLSRSSTLRRLLQRDILIQPHGTESRRHRGQSQERGGNAECSAARGDSHRAVDTGVCTSDPHAATSIARSIFIDRDPQHFQLVLEYLRNGQVNVREAFGGQEPSRELWRTRVLSASEDREFPPGFDGRRLHRQQSVNNPERLGPNCAASPSLVSLRREFDYFGLEWPSRCIRCDALFDPSRCQPRHHQPHGLMTSGLARQGQSDTASDEGARKVGAGGAASDDPTGGDGNLEPRCYYHPGQLAAVDLTAPEDAQDGPRRRTLDGHCGSPKEHLYYTCCRRREDAVGCQAGSHVSEEEALAGLLRGQSASAGACSEASEGLPAASSVTNSSCVPLGGAATETPEVTELLNKCSRAKSQAPHHAGGSALHPVETRDLDKPRGDSLESLRASCPGSSSVVEPAPLSSAAIPERQTVEGDSRENTRDVGGEREPPAEPACGAISASLITTSSLSCRAADSPNCATAEIAGGESFSESGFHVPQYSGSTVCSTPHPSITYPLAVQYSQQQAARRSAVWPPEHAATAPTDITSAARHGPFSATFVPTYSVGVHQSEGGASGTDSAAASMTLALCQSAAAAPRYPLGSLMGTILQMPFACPFYYFPGTPMPSAGPHGAAPANFIVPARQAPAEHSQVLHPQLHAQPQPSVYGWGALPASSASADAPQTHPHESLLACTPSSPASELANEDNGGAVGCPWLHPASVSLCEHEAPPLCVHWISERHHNLHNQCLLQEQQFQFQQQHFQQTRDLPPLVVIPTVPAPQNSATGGAHSAAVGDPIRAAERPRLTPRSQGNCADVQQNGVTDGEDVPRPSVSAAATRGAGSHTRGEPPSLLEGRRTGSVNGQTGDAGRYCSVPGEEQACASGRSHAASDSTGRPDGAQCVSLRRRRSARGADYYQPHIRVDSIEAKQETAVNVEQPEAPVCGIQLCREHSMEGVRYTSPIKEEQTNKHTSPLQGGSAFVMKEGMVGCPDDNTMDLKRSCRQSADCTQWGSWQSADIEDAPSLECGAVAGAVVMPDESLTAGVFADSQTGRSVRVGGLSGDADQQVYSTEGQETPATCCRVRDRRAGVERSSRAGDAVGDVSNVASSFPRVTDGTAAAQGRDSESLQEDEHKGLRDAVSSRMPCKSCVPLLSFTRPRFAVSGEWGYVAPVLAVVMLMEQRS from the exons ATGACTGGGCAGCCCCGCGAAATGGAGGGGTCCGCCTTGGCGGGAATTGGTTCTCCCTGCAACGCGTGTACATCCCTCGGAGGCTCTTGCTTGCTGGCTTTTTCAAACTCCCGTGTTTCGTCTTTTCAGCGTGGAAACGACCGAAGTTGTTGCACAGAACGTGATCGTCAGCTTTCTGTGCCGCCTGATTGCCACGAGCCCGGCCCAAGCTGCGCTACTGCCGTCGTTGGCGGGGCGGAGAATGACCACAGCAGCTCCTGTGGGGCCAGAAGCATGAATGTAGACCACTTTCCTCCTGTTGGAATGTGTGATGTGGAACATGTCAAAGTACTGGTTGTTGGGGGTCAACGTTTCGTTGCTTCTGTTTCCACTCTAAGCCGTTCCAGTACCCTTCGACGTCTCCTACAGAGAGATATTCTCATTCAACCACATGGAACAGAGTCCCGTAGACACCGCGGCCAGTCACAGGAACGTGGAGGCAATGCAGAATGCTCTGCAGCCAGAGGAGATTCACACCGAGCCGTGGATACCGGCGTGTGCACGTCGGACCCTCACGCCGCCACCAGTATTGCGAGGAGTATTTTCATTGACCGTGACCCACAGCACTTCCAACTGGTTTTAGAATACCTTCGTAACGGACAGGTGAATGTCCGCGAAGCATTTGGTGGACAGGAACCGTCGAGGGAGTTGTGGAGGACCCGAGTGTTATCCGCTAGCGAAGACCGAGAGTTTCCGCCGGGTTTCGACGGCCGACGACTCCATCGGCAGCAGTCAGTGAACAATCCTGAACGACTCGGCCCCAACTGTGCCGCTTCTCCGTCGCTTGTGAGCTTGCGGCGCGAGTTTGACTATTTTGGCCTCGAATGGCCGAGCCGCTGCATCCGGTGTGATGCCTTATTCGATCCTTCCCGATGCCAGCCGCGGCATCATCAGCCACATGGTCTCATGACCAGCGGCCTTGCGCGACAGGGTCAGTCTGATACTGCAAGCGACGAAGGTGCACGTAAAGTAGGGGCAGGAGGTGCTGCATCAGACGATCCTACAGGTGGTGACGGCAATTTAGAGCCTCGGTGTTACTATCACCCGGGGCAGCTTGCTGCGGTCGACCTGACGGCTCCTGAGGATGCTCAAGACGGCCCGCGCAGAAGAACGCTTGATGGCCACTGTGGCTCTCCAAAGGAGCACCTCTACTATACATGCTGTAGGCGACGAGAAGATGCAGTGGGATGCCAGGCCGGGTCTCACGTAAGTGAGGAAGAGGCCCTGGCTGGATTGCTACGGGGGCAaagcgcgtctgcgggcgcttgCAGCGAGGCTAGTGAGGGCTTACCAGCGGCGTCATCCGTCACTAACAGCTCATGTGTTCCCctcggaggcgcggcgacagagacaccAGAAGTTACGGAGCTTTTGAACAAGTGTAGCCGCGCGAAGTCTCAAGCGCCGCACCACGCTGGCGGTTCAGCTCTGCACCCTGTGGAGACTCGAGACTTGGAcaagccgcgcggcgacagcctcGAGTCCCTTCGTGCGAGCTGCCCGGGCTCTTCTTCCGTGGTTGAGCCGGCGCCCCTCAGTTCAGCTGCCATCCCCGAACGGCAGACTGTGGAGGGTGACAGCCGGGAGAATACGCGGGATGtaggcggcgagagagagccgccTGCCGAACCGGCTTGCGGCGCGATCTCAGCCTCCCTCATCACAACGTCTTCCTTGTCCTGCCGCGCTGCGGACTCCCCAAACTGCGCCACGGCGGAGATCGCTGGCGGCGAATCCTTTTCGGAGTCTGGATTCCATGTTCCCCAATACTCGGGTTCGACGGTTTGCTCGACGCCCCACCCGAGTATTACCTACCCACTGGCTGTCCAGTATTCACAACAACAGGCTGCACGTAGAAGTGCGGTGTGGCCTCCTGAACATGCAGCTACGGCTCCAACCGATATCACATCCGCGGCGCGTCATGGCCCTTTTTCGGCCACGTTTGTTCCCACGTATTCCGTAGGCGTGCATCAATCTGAAGGAGGTGCCTCGGGAACCGATAGTGCAGCAGCGTCCATGACGCTAGCGCTTTGTCagtccgcggcagccgctcctcGTTATCCGTTAGGTTCTCTTATGGGGACAATCCTACAAATGCCTTTCGCGTGTCCGTTCTACTATTTTCCTGGCACGCCTATGCCGTCAGCAGGACCGCATGGTGCAGCGCCCGCCAACTTTATTGTCCCTGCCCGGCAGGCGCCAGCTGAGCACTCACAGGTCCTTCATCCACAGCTCCATGCCCAGCCGCAGCCTTCTGTGTATGGCTGGGGGGCCTTGCCAGCATcttcggcgagcgccgacgcgccaCAAACACATCCGCATGAATCGCTCTTGGCTTGCACACCCagttcgccggcgtcggaATTAGCGAACGAGGACAACGGGGGTGCGGTCGGATGCCCCTGGCTACACCCGGCGTCTGTTTCCTTGTGCGAACACGAAGCGCCACCATTGTGTGTTCACTGGATTAGTGAGCGACACCATAACCTTCATAACCAGTGTCTTTTACAAGAACAACAGTTCCAGTTTCAACAGCAACATTTTCAACAAACGCGTGACCTTCCCCCCCTTGTAGTGATACCGACTGTGCCTGCACCGCAAAACTCGGCTACGGGCGGTGCCCACTCAGCTGCGGTGGGTGATCCCATAcgagcagcagagagaccCCGCCTCACGCCTCGGTCTCAGGGTAACTGCGCTGACGTACAACAGAACGGAGTAACTGACGGGGAAGATGTTCCACGACCAAGTGTTTCGGCGGCGGCAACCAGGGGAGCGGGAAGTCACACACGCGGAGAACCTCCCTCTCTGCTAGAGGGGAGGCGGACAGGCTCTGTGAATGGTCAGACCGGGGATGCTGGAAGGTATTGTTCAGTTCCTGGTGAGGAACAGGCGTGTGCGAGTGGTCGCAGCCATGCCGCTTCCGACAGCACGGGCCGCCCGGACGGAGCTCAgtgcgtgtctctgcgacgccggcggtCTGCAAGGGGGGCAGATTACTATCAGCCTCACATTCGCGTTGACTCTATTGAGGCAAAGCAGGAGACGGCAGTCAACGTTGAGCAACCGGAAGCTCCAGTTTGCGGGATCCAACTATGTCGTGAACACAGCATGGAAGGCGTCAGGTACACGTCTCCGATCAAGGAGGAGCAGACGAACAAGCACACTAGCCCTTTGCAGGGAGGATCGGCGTTTGTGATGAAAGAAGGGATGGTGGGATGCCCGGACGATAACACAATGGATCTGAAACGGAGTTGCCGGCAATCGGCAGACTGTACGCAGTGGGGCTCATGGCAGAGCGCAGATATTGAGGATGCTCCTTCATTGGAGTGCGGAGCGGTGGCAGGGGCTGTAGTGATGCCTGATGAATCACTCACAGCGGGAGTTTTTGCAGATTCTCAGACAGGGCGCAGTGTCCGGGTAGGTGGTTTGTCAGGTGATGCCGATCAGCAGGTGTATTCCACGGAGGGACAGGAGACGCCTGCCACCTGCTGCCGCGTCCGAGATAGGAGGGCAGGAGTTGAGAGAAGCAGTCGTGCAGGCGACGCTGTCGGAGATGTTTCTAACGTGGCAAGCAGTTTTCCACGGGTAACGGATGGGACTGCCGCGGCCCAAGGAAGAGACTCGGAGTCCTTACAGGAAGACGAGCACAAGG GACTGCGCGACGCTGTAAGTTCGCGCATGCCTTGCAAGAGCTGCGTCCCACTGCTGAGTTTTACAAGACCCAGATTTGCAGTTTCTGGCGAATGGGGGTATGTCGCGCCGGTCTTAGCTGTCGTCATGCTCATGGAGCAGAGGAGCTAA
- a CDS encoding hypothetical protein (encoded by transcript BESB_066280): MPFDPSRWMTQRRRHPRIGPAYQAPIPDCVQDLSRAARVPAEWLEGPCGLPNGCARRGFSTEGFPPFASSDASGGSRGSHDEGCAGSRNGGDEGHQDDESQRRSPRGAGHSVRGEGALPPFAATGTSLSRKVRGGGGASGAAGGGACQPQGAGDETGFDEGGLGTRLTGGDIEAALGGGDGDGLREGEEFDESDTHKASAFIIASRDTSQLSAWHALARAPRRAHTAAGAQATHARPQEVSACVDEVAAVASSLGSQTADVQASPPLDTSSVSSSPAHSTGFHADSMQAAGKTSLQHQAGATGETAFSDKGETNRPAVTAASAQEERGNGVGEDGGREEPLLGGRGVAALDEAVTGAAVEDADGDAGARETKRLKTHQV, from the coding sequence ATGCCGTTCGATCCGAGCCGCTGGATGACGCAGCGCCGGAGGCATCCGCGCATTGGACCAGCGTACCAGGCGCCAATCCCAGACTGCGTTCAAGACCTTTCGCGGGCGGCTCGCGTGCCTGCGGAGTGGCTGGAGGGTCCCTGCGGTTTACCCAACGGCTGTGCTCGACGAGGCTTCTCCACTGAAGGGTTTCCGCCGTTCGCGTCGAGCGACGCGTCGGGGGGGAGCCGCGGCTCTCACGACGAGGGCTGCGCAGGCAGTCGAaacggaggcgacgaaggccacCAAGACGACGAGAGTCAGAGGAGAAGCCCGCGCGGAGCGGGACACTCTgtgcgaggcgagggcgcgctgccgccattTGCGGCGACCGGGACGAGTTTGTCGCGGAAAGTGCGTGGCGGTGGCGGTGCGtcaggcgcagccggcgggggggcgtGCCAGCCTCAGGGGGCAGGAGACGAGACTGGCTTCGATGAGGGAGGGCTGGGAACGCGTCTGACTGGAGGTGATATTGAAGCGGCTCTTGGGGGAGGAGATGGAGATGGActgcgagagggagaagagtTCGATGAAAGCGACACGCACAAGGCGAGCGCGTTCATTATAGCCAGCCGAGACACTTCGCAGCTTTCTGCCTGGCACGCACTGGcacgggcgccgcgacgagcccatacggccgcaggcgcacaggCGACACATGCGCGTCCACAGGAGGTTTCTGCGTGTGTGGACGAGGTAGCCGCTGTTGCGTCTTCGCTCGGGAGTCAGACCGCAGATGTAcaagcgtctccgcccctcgACACGAGCTCTGTTTCGAGCTCACCTGCACATTCCACGGGATTTCACGCTGATTCGATGCAAGCCGCTGGGAAGACAAGTCTCCAGCACCAAGCCGGCGCGACTGGCGAAACGGCGTTTTCAGACAAGGGGGAAACGAACCGCCCCGCAGtgactgcggcgagcgctCAAGAGGAGCGAGGCAACGGAGTAGGGGAGgacggcggacgcgaagaaCCTCTTCTGGGTGGGCGCGGGGTGGCAGCTCTCGACGAGGCAGTCACAGGCGCTGCGGTGGAAGACGCTGATGGCGACGCAggtgcgagggagacgaagcgacTGAAGACGCACCAGGTGTAG